A genomic window from Pecten maximus chromosome 2, xPecMax1.1, whole genome shotgun sequence includes:
- the LOC117322231 gene encoding PTB domain-containing engulfment adapter protein 1-like isoform X1 gives MVDTSTASIKVARDYFKSSQSTVLIPNRDFGKRKFIHVGINKQPSSSRLIGSSSEPPDIPSSPLSLLTTPTNPSSLGGNMRAANKQWVHPPETLLRGHIVYNVKFLGESEVENPKGTEVVKDAIRKRKFNKHIKKAEGQKPPKVELTISADGVTVQDPKTKMIMHQYALHRISYCADDKSDKRMFTFIAKAGDSNQHYCYVFDSEKCAEEITLTIGQAFDLAYRRFMETSSRDFDLKKQYLMLQKKVQGLEKENLTLRLRVQELERQQTTSDNLRNQQDSPSNGHTSPTISDENDKDVLNTSQGHSTILTLASSPPTDDSTTDDQNKSELQAAKQTSVGRRLENLLIEESHIYSEPKTNGTNGTTAPSGGQGSGILSPPPPSSRSRTHSQPQPLPLTSPSQPTNSQAAGKDAFGATPFGTATAGGQTKEDPFGMPSFNPNSSMEIDQAIQSMDKFLLDVQEGFSQGLSMGSEDFSLADLDPLSQK, from the exons ATGGTGGACACCAGCACAGCGTCCATTAAGGTGGCGAGGGATTACTTTAAGAGTAGTCAAAGTACTGTTCTTATACCTAATAGGGACTTTGGAAAGAGGAAGTTCATACATGTGGGCATCAATAAACAGCCAAGCAGTAGCCGACTAATTGGGTCGTCCTCGGAGCCTCCGGACATCCCATCCTCACCCCTCAGTCTTCTGACCACCCCCACGAACCCGTCCAGTCTTGGAGGAAACATGAGGGCAG CTAACAAGCAATGGGTTCATCCCCCGGAAACTCTACTGCGGGGACACATTGTGTACAATGTCAAG TTTTTAGGCGAAAGTGAAGTGGAGAATCCCAAAGGAACAGAAGTTGTGAAAGATGCCATCAGGAAACGGAAG TTCAATAAACACATCAAAAAGGCGGAAGGCCAAAAGCCACCGAAAGTGGAGCTGACGATATCTGCAGATGGAGTCACAGTACAGGATCCAAAAACTAAG ATGATTATGCATCAGTACGCGTTACACAGAATATCGTACTGTGCTGACGATAAATCTGACAAGAGGATGTTTACGTTTATAGCCAAGGCCGGCGACTCTAACCAACACTACTGCTACGTCTTTGATAGTGAAAAATGT GCTGAGGAGATCACGCTGACCATAGGACAAGCATTTGACCTTGCCTACAGGAGATTCATGGAAACATCAAGTCGAGATTTTGATTTAAAGAAACAATATTTGATGTTACAGAAAAAG GTTCAAGGTCTGGAGAAGGAAAACCTGACTCTGAGGCTGAGAGTTCAGGAACTGGAGAGGCAACAGACGACATCAGACAACCTCAGAAATCAACAG GACTCACCTTCTAATGGACACACCTCTCCGACG ATTTCAGATGAGAATGACAAAGATGTTCTAAATACGTCACAAGGCCATTCGACAATACTTACACTAGCAAGCTCGCCTCCAACAGACGACAGTACCACTGACGATCAGAATAAGTCGGAG TTACAGGCCGCGAAACAGACATCAGTCGGACGACGACTAGAAAACCTGCTGATTGAAGAAAGTCATATTTACAGCGAACCAAAAACCAATGGAACTAACGGCACAACCGCTCCCTCTGGTGGTCAAGGTTCAGGAATAT TGTCACCACCCCCACCTAGTTCAAGGTCAAGGACACACAGTCAGCCACAGCCTCTGCCACTGACTTCACCCTCTCAACCGACCAATAGCCAAGCAG CTGGAAAGGATGCCTTCGGTGCGACACCTTTTGGCACCGCTACAGCCGGAGGTCAGACAAAGGAAGATCCTTTTGGTATGCCAAGCTTCAACCCCAATAGTTCCATGGAAATTGACCAGGCCATACAGAGCATGGATAAGTTTCTACTAGATGTTCAG gaGGGTTTCAGTCAAGGATTATCTATGGGATCAGAAGATTTTTCTTTAGCAGATCTTGACCCCCTTAGTCAGAAGTGA
- the LOC117322231 gene encoding PTB domain-containing engulfment adapter protein 1-like isoform X5 — translation MVDTSTASIKVARDYFKSSQSTVLIPNRDFGKRKFIHVGINKQPSSSRLIGSSSEPPDIPSSPLSLLTTPTNPSSLGGNMRAANKQWVHPPETLLRGHIVYNVKFLGESEVENPKGTEVVKDAIRKRKFNKHIKKAEGQKPPKVELTISADGVTVQDPKTKMIMHQYALHRISYCADDKSDKRMFTFIAKAGDSNQHYCYVFDSEKCAEEITLTIGQAFDLAYRRFMETSSRDFDLKKQYLMLQKKVQGLEKENLTLRLRVQELERQQTTSDNLRNQQDSPSNGHTSPTISDENDKDVLNTSQGHSTILTLASSPPTDDSTTDDQNKSELQAAKQTSVGRRLENLLIEESHIYSEPKTNGTNGTTAPSGGQGSGISGKDAFGATPFGTATAGGQTKEDPFGMPSFNPNSSMEIDQAIQSMDKFLLDVQEGFSQGLSMGSEDFSLADLDPLSQK, via the exons ATGGTGGACACCAGCACAGCGTCCATTAAGGTGGCGAGGGATTACTTTAAGAGTAGTCAAAGTACTGTTCTTATACCTAATAGGGACTTTGGAAAGAGGAAGTTCATACATGTGGGCATCAATAAACAGCCAAGCAGTAGCCGACTAATTGGGTCGTCCTCGGAGCCTCCGGACATCCCATCCTCACCCCTCAGTCTTCTGACCACCCCCACGAACCCGTCCAGTCTTGGAGGAAACATGAGGGCAG CTAACAAGCAATGGGTTCATCCCCCGGAAACTCTACTGCGGGGACACATTGTGTACAATGTCAAG TTTTTAGGCGAAAGTGAAGTGGAGAATCCCAAAGGAACAGAAGTTGTGAAAGATGCCATCAGGAAACGGAAG TTCAATAAACACATCAAAAAGGCGGAAGGCCAAAAGCCACCGAAAGTGGAGCTGACGATATCTGCAGATGGAGTCACAGTACAGGATCCAAAAACTAAG ATGATTATGCATCAGTACGCGTTACACAGAATATCGTACTGTGCTGACGATAAATCTGACAAGAGGATGTTTACGTTTATAGCCAAGGCCGGCGACTCTAACCAACACTACTGCTACGTCTTTGATAGTGAAAAATGT GCTGAGGAGATCACGCTGACCATAGGACAAGCATTTGACCTTGCCTACAGGAGATTCATGGAAACATCAAGTCGAGATTTTGATTTAAAGAAACAATATTTGATGTTACAGAAAAAG GTTCAAGGTCTGGAGAAGGAAAACCTGACTCTGAGGCTGAGAGTTCAGGAACTGGAGAGGCAACAGACGACATCAGACAACCTCAGAAATCAACAG GACTCACCTTCTAATGGACACACCTCTCCGACG ATTTCAGATGAGAATGACAAAGATGTTCTAAATACGTCACAAGGCCATTCGACAATACTTACACTAGCAAGCTCGCCTCCAACAGACGACAGTACCACTGACGATCAGAATAAGTCGGAG TTACAGGCCGCGAAACAGACATCAGTCGGACGACGACTAGAAAACCTGCTGATTGAAGAAAGTCATATTTACAGCGAACCAAAAACCAATGGAACTAACGGCACAACCGCTCCCTCTGGTGGTCAAGGTTCAGGAATAT CTGGAAAGGATGCCTTCGGTGCGACACCTTTTGGCACCGCTACAGCCGGAGGTCAGACAAAGGAAGATCCTTTTGGTATGCCAAGCTTCAACCCCAATAGTTCCATGGAAATTGACCAGGCCATACAGAGCATGGATAAGTTTCTACTAGATGTTCAG gaGGGTTTCAGTCAAGGATTATCTATGGGATCAGAAGATTTTTCTTTAGCAGATCTTGACCCCCTTAGTCAGAAGTGA
- the LOC117322231 gene encoding PTB domain-containing engulfment adapter protein 1-like isoform X7, whose protein sequence is MVDTSTASIKVARDYFKSSQSTVLIPNRDFGKRKFIHVGINKQPSSSRLIGSSSEPPDIPSSPLSLLTTPTNPSSLGGNMRAANKQWVHPPETLLRGHIVYNVKFLGESEVENPKGTEVVKDAIRKRKFNKHIKKAEGQKPPKVELTISADGVTVQDPKTKMIMHQYALHRISYCADDKSDKRMFTFIAKAGDSNQHYCYVFDSEKCAEEITLTIGQAFDLAYRRFMETSSRDFDLKKQYLMLQKKVQGLEKENLTLRLRVQELERQQTTSDNLRNQQDSPSNGHTSPTAAKQTSVGRRLENLLIEESHIYSEPKTNGTNGTTAPSGGQGSGILSPPPPSSRSRTHSQPQPLPLTSPSQPTNSQAAGKDAFGATPFGTATAGGQTKEDPFGMPSFNPNSSMEIDQAIQSMDKFLLDVQEGFSQGLSMGSEDFSLADLDPLSQK, encoded by the exons ATGGTGGACACCAGCACAGCGTCCATTAAGGTGGCGAGGGATTACTTTAAGAGTAGTCAAAGTACTGTTCTTATACCTAATAGGGACTTTGGAAAGAGGAAGTTCATACATGTGGGCATCAATAAACAGCCAAGCAGTAGCCGACTAATTGGGTCGTCCTCGGAGCCTCCGGACATCCCATCCTCACCCCTCAGTCTTCTGACCACCCCCACGAACCCGTCCAGTCTTGGAGGAAACATGAGGGCAG CTAACAAGCAATGGGTTCATCCCCCGGAAACTCTACTGCGGGGACACATTGTGTACAATGTCAAG TTTTTAGGCGAAAGTGAAGTGGAGAATCCCAAAGGAACAGAAGTTGTGAAAGATGCCATCAGGAAACGGAAG TTCAATAAACACATCAAAAAGGCGGAAGGCCAAAAGCCACCGAAAGTGGAGCTGACGATATCTGCAGATGGAGTCACAGTACAGGATCCAAAAACTAAG ATGATTATGCATCAGTACGCGTTACACAGAATATCGTACTGTGCTGACGATAAATCTGACAAGAGGATGTTTACGTTTATAGCCAAGGCCGGCGACTCTAACCAACACTACTGCTACGTCTTTGATAGTGAAAAATGT GCTGAGGAGATCACGCTGACCATAGGACAAGCATTTGACCTTGCCTACAGGAGATTCATGGAAACATCAAGTCGAGATTTTGATTTAAAGAAACAATATTTGATGTTACAGAAAAAG GTTCAAGGTCTGGAGAAGGAAAACCTGACTCTGAGGCTGAGAGTTCAGGAACTGGAGAGGCAACAGACGACATCAGACAACCTCAGAAATCAACAG GACTCACCTTCTAATGGACACACCTCTCCGACG GCCGCGAAACAGACATCAGTCGGACGACGACTAGAAAACCTGCTGATTGAAGAAAGTCATATTTACAGCGAACCAAAAACCAATGGAACTAACGGCACAACCGCTCCCTCTGGTGGTCAAGGTTCAGGAATAT TGTCACCACCCCCACCTAGTTCAAGGTCAAGGACACACAGTCAGCCACAGCCTCTGCCACTGACTTCACCCTCTCAACCGACCAATAGCCAAGCAG CTGGAAAGGATGCCTTCGGTGCGACACCTTTTGGCACCGCTACAGCCGGAGGTCAGACAAAGGAAGATCCTTTTGGTATGCCAAGCTTCAACCCCAATAGTTCCATGGAAATTGACCAGGCCATACAGAGCATGGATAAGTTTCTACTAGATGTTCAG gaGGGTTTCAGTCAAGGATTATCTATGGGATCAGAAGATTTTTCTTTAGCAGATCTTGACCCCCTTAGTCAGAAGTGA
- the LOC117322231 gene encoding PTB domain-containing engulfment adapter protein 1-like isoform X4 produces MVDTSTASIKVARDYFKSSQSTVLIPNRDFGKRKFIHVGINKQPSSSRLIGSSSEPPDIPSSPLSLLTTPTNPSSLGGNMRAANKQWVHPPETLLRGHIVYNVKFLGESEVENPKGTEVVKDAIRKRKFNKHIKKAEGQKPPKVELTISADGVTVQDPKTKMIMHQYALHRISYCADDKSDKRMFTFIAKAGDSNQHYCYVFDSEKCAEEITLTIGQAFDLAYRRFMETSSRDFDLKKQYLMLQKKVQGLEKENLTLRLRVQELERQQTTSDNLRNQQISDENDKDVLNTSQGHSTILTLASSPPTDDSTTDDQNKSELQAAKQTSVGRRLENLLIEESHIYSEPKTNGTNGTTAPSGGQGSGILSPPPPSSRSRTHSQPQPLPLTSPSQPTNSQAAGKDAFGATPFGTATAGGQTKEDPFGMPSFNPNSSMEIDQAIQSMDKFLLDVQEGFSQGLSMGSEDFSLADLDPLSQK; encoded by the exons ATGGTGGACACCAGCACAGCGTCCATTAAGGTGGCGAGGGATTACTTTAAGAGTAGTCAAAGTACTGTTCTTATACCTAATAGGGACTTTGGAAAGAGGAAGTTCATACATGTGGGCATCAATAAACAGCCAAGCAGTAGCCGACTAATTGGGTCGTCCTCGGAGCCTCCGGACATCCCATCCTCACCCCTCAGTCTTCTGACCACCCCCACGAACCCGTCCAGTCTTGGAGGAAACATGAGGGCAG CTAACAAGCAATGGGTTCATCCCCCGGAAACTCTACTGCGGGGACACATTGTGTACAATGTCAAG TTTTTAGGCGAAAGTGAAGTGGAGAATCCCAAAGGAACAGAAGTTGTGAAAGATGCCATCAGGAAACGGAAG TTCAATAAACACATCAAAAAGGCGGAAGGCCAAAAGCCACCGAAAGTGGAGCTGACGATATCTGCAGATGGAGTCACAGTACAGGATCCAAAAACTAAG ATGATTATGCATCAGTACGCGTTACACAGAATATCGTACTGTGCTGACGATAAATCTGACAAGAGGATGTTTACGTTTATAGCCAAGGCCGGCGACTCTAACCAACACTACTGCTACGTCTTTGATAGTGAAAAATGT GCTGAGGAGATCACGCTGACCATAGGACAAGCATTTGACCTTGCCTACAGGAGATTCATGGAAACATCAAGTCGAGATTTTGATTTAAAGAAACAATATTTGATGTTACAGAAAAAG GTTCAAGGTCTGGAGAAGGAAAACCTGACTCTGAGGCTGAGAGTTCAGGAACTGGAGAGGCAACAGACGACATCAGACAACCTCAGAAATCAACAG ATTTCAGATGAGAATGACAAAGATGTTCTAAATACGTCACAAGGCCATTCGACAATACTTACACTAGCAAGCTCGCCTCCAACAGACGACAGTACCACTGACGATCAGAATAAGTCGGAG TTACAGGCCGCGAAACAGACATCAGTCGGACGACGACTAGAAAACCTGCTGATTGAAGAAAGTCATATTTACAGCGAACCAAAAACCAATGGAACTAACGGCACAACCGCTCCCTCTGGTGGTCAAGGTTCAGGAATAT TGTCACCACCCCCACCTAGTTCAAGGTCAAGGACACACAGTCAGCCACAGCCTCTGCCACTGACTTCACCCTCTCAACCGACCAATAGCCAAGCAG CTGGAAAGGATGCCTTCGGTGCGACACCTTTTGGCACCGCTACAGCCGGAGGTCAGACAAAGGAAGATCCTTTTGGTATGCCAAGCTTCAACCCCAATAGTTCCATGGAAATTGACCAGGCCATACAGAGCATGGATAAGTTTCTACTAGATGTTCAG gaGGGTTTCAGTCAAGGATTATCTATGGGATCAGAAGATTTTTCTTTAGCAGATCTTGACCCCCTTAGTCAGAAGTGA
- the LOC117322231 gene encoding PTB domain-containing engulfment adapter protein 1-like isoform X8, whose protein sequence is MVDTSTASIKVARDYFKSSQSTVLIPNRDFGKRKFIHVGINKQPSSSRLIGSSSEPPDIPSSPLSLLTTPTNPSSLGGNMRAANKQWVHPPETLLRGHIVYNVKFLGESEVENPKGTEVVKDAIRKRKFNKHIKKAEGQKPPKVELTISADGVTVQDPKTKMIMHQYALHRISYCADDKSDKRMFTFIAKAGDSNQHYCYVFDSEKCAEEITLTIGQAFDLAYRRFMETSSRDFDLKKQYLMLQKKVQGLEKENLTLRLRVQELERQQTTSDNLRNQQLQAAKQTSVGRRLENLLIEESHIYSEPKTNGTNGTTAPSGGQGSGILSPPPPSSRSRTHSQPQPLPLTSPSQPTNSQAAGKDAFGATPFGTATAGGQTKEDPFGMPSFNPNSSMEIDQAIQSMDKFLLDVQEGFSQGLSMGSEDFSLADLDPLSQK, encoded by the exons ATGGTGGACACCAGCACAGCGTCCATTAAGGTGGCGAGGGATTACTTTAAGAGTAGTCAAAGTACTGTTCTTATACCTAATAGGGACTTTGGAAAGAGGAAGTTCATACATGTGGGCATCAATAAACAGCCAAGCAGTAGCCGACTAATTGGGTCGTCCTCGGAGCCTCCGGACATCCCATCCTCACCCCTCAGTCTTCTGACCACCCCCACGAACCCGTCCAGTCTTGGAGGAAACATGAGGGCAG CTAACAAGCAATGGGTTCATCCCCCGGAAACTCTACTGCGGGGACACATTGTGTACAATGTCAAG TTTTTAGGCGAAAGTGAAGTGGAGAATCCCAAAGGAACAGAAGTTGTGAAAGATGCCATCAGGAAACGGAAG TTCAATAAACACATCAAAAAGGCGGAAGGCCAAAAGCCACCGAAAGTGGAGCTGACGATATCTGCAGATGGAGTCACAGTACAGGATCCAAAAACTAAG ATGATTATGCATCAGTACGCGTTACACAGAATATCGTACTGTGCTGACGATAAATCTGACAAGAGGATGTTTACGTTTATAGCCAAGGCCGGCGACTCTAACCAACACTACTGCTACGTCTTTGATAGTGAAAAATGT GCTGAGGAGATCACGCTGACCATAGGACAAGCATTTGACCTTGCCTACAGGAGATTCATGGAAACATCAAGTCGAGATTTTGATTTAAAGAAACAATATTTGATGTTACAGAAAAAG GTTCAAGGTCTGGAGAAGGAAAACCTGACTCTGAGGCTGAGAGTTCAGGAACTGGAGAGGCAACAGACGACATCAGACAACCTCAGAAATCAACAG TTACAGGCCGCGAAACAGACATCAGTCGGACGACGACTAGAAAACCTGCTGATTGAAGAAAGTCATATTTACAGCGAACCAAAAACCAATGGAACTAACGGCACAACCGCTCCCTCTGGTGGTCAAGGTTCAGGAATAT TGTCACCACCCCCACCTAGTTCAAGGTCAAGGACACACAGTCAGCCACAGCCTCTGCCACTGACTTCACCCTCTCAACCGACCAATAGCCAAGCAG CTGGAAAGGATGCCTTCGGTGCGACACCTTTTGGCACCGCTACAGCCGGAGGTCAGACAAAGGAAGATCCTTTTGGTATGCCAAGCTTCAACCCCAATAGTTCCATGGAAATTGACCAGGCCATACAGAGCATGGATAAGTTTCTACTAGATGTTCAG gaGGGTTTCAGTCAAGGATTATCTATGGGATCAGAAGATTTTTCTTTAGCAGATCTTGACCCCCTTAGTCAGAAGTGA
- the LOC117322231 gene encoding PTB domain-containing engulfment adapter protein 1-like isoform X9 → MVDTSTASIKVARDYFKSSQSTVLIPNRDFGKRKFIHVGINKQPSSSRLIGSSSEPPDIPSSPLSLLTTPTNPSSLGGNMRAANKQWVHPPETLLRGHIVYNVKFLGESEVENPKGTEVVKDAIRKRKFNKHIKKAEGQKPPKVELTISADGVTVQDPKTKMIMHQYALHRISYCADDKSDKRMFTFIAKAGDSNQHYCYVFDSEKCAEEITLTIGQAFDLAYRRFMETSSRDFDLKKQYLMLQKKVQGLEKENLTLRLRVQELERQQTTSDNLRNQQAAKQTSVGRRLENLLIEESHIYSEPKTNGTNGTTAPSGGQGSGILSPPPPSSRSRTHSQPQPLPLTSPSQPTNSQAAGKDAFGATPFGTATAGGQTKEDPFGMPSFNPNSSMEIDQAIQSMDKFLLDVQEGFSQGLSMGSEDFSLADLDPLSQK, encoded by the exons ATGGTGGACACCAGCACAGCGTCCATTAAGGTGGCGAGGGATTACTTTAAGAGTAGTCAAAGTACTGTTCTTATACCTAATAGGGACTTTGGAAAGAGGAAGTTCATACATGTGGGCATCAATAAACAGCCAAGCAGTAGCCGACTAATTGGGTCGTCCTCGGAGCCTCCGGACATCCCATCCTCACCCCTCAGTCTTCTGACCACCCCCACGAACCCGTCCAGTCTTGGAGGAAACATGAGGGCAG CTAACAAGCAATGGGTTCATCCCCCGGAAACTCTACTGCGGGGACACATTGTGTACAATGTCAAG TTTTTAGGCGAAAGTGAAGTGGAGAATCCCAAAGGAACAGAAGTTGTGAAAGATGCCATCAGGAAACGGAAG TTCAATAAACACATCAAAAAGGCGGAAGGCCAAAAGCCACCGAAAGTGGAGCTGACGATATCTGCAGATGGAGTCACAGTACAGGATCCAAAAACTAAG ATGATTATGCATCAGTACGCGTTACACAGAATATCGTACTGTGCTGACGATAAATCTGACAAGAGGATGTTTACGTTTATAGCCAAGGCCGGCGACTCTAACCAACACTACTGCTACGTCTTTGATAGTGAAAAATGT GCTGAGGAGATCACGCTGACCATAGGACAAGCATTTGACCTTGCCTACAGGAGATTCATGGAAACATCAAGTCGAGATTTTGATTTAAAGAAACAATATTTGATGTTACAGAAAAAG GTTCAAGGTCTGGAGAAGGAAAACCTGACTCTGAGGCTGAGAGTTCAGGAACTGGAGAGGCAACAGACGACATCAGACAACCTCAGAAATCAACAG GCCGCGAAACAGACATCAGTCGGACGACGACTAGAAAACCTGCTGATTGAAGAAAGTCATATTTACAGCGAACCAAAAACCAATGGAACTAACGGCACAACCGCTCCCTCTGGTGGTCAAGGTTCAGGAATAT TGTCACCACCCCCACCTAGTTCAAGGTCAAGGACACACAGTCAGCCACAGCCTCTGCCACTGACTTCACCCTCTCAACCGACCAATAGCCAAGCAG CTGGAAAGGATGCCTTCGGTGCGACACCTTTTGGCACCGCTACAGCCGGAGGTCAGACAAAGGAAGATCCTTTTGGTATGCCAAGCTTCAACCCCAATAGTTCCATGGAAATTGACCAGGCCATACAGAGCATGGATAAGTTTCTACTAGATGTTCAG gaGGGTTTCAGTCAAGGATTATCTATGGGATCAGAAGATTTTTCTTTAGCAGATCTTGACCCCCTTAGTCAGAAGTGA
- the LOC117322231 gene encoding PTB domain-containing engulfment adapter protein 1-like isoform X2, with translation MVDTSTASIKVARDYFKSSQSTVLIPNRDFGKRKFIHVGINKQPSSSRLIGSSSEPPDIPSSPLSLLTTPTNPSSLGGNMRAANKQWVHPPETLLRGHIVYNVKFLGESEVENPKGTEVVKDAIRKRKFNKHIKKAEGQKPPKVELTISADGVTVQDPKTKMIMHQYALHRISYCADDKSDKRMFTFIAKAGDSNQHYCYVFDSEKCAEEITLTIGQAFDLAYRRFMETSSRDFDLKKQYLMLQKKVQGLEKENLTLRLRVQELERQQTTSDNLRNQQDSPSNGHTSPTISDENDKDVLNTSQGHSTILTLASSPPTDDSTTDDQNKSEAAKQTSVGRRLENLLIEESHIYSEPKTNGTNGTTAPSGGQGSGILSPPPPSSRSRTHSQPQPLPLTSPSQPTNSQAAGKDAFGATPFGTATAGGQTKEDPFGMPSFNPNSSMEIDQAIQSMDKFLLDVQEGFSQGLSMGSEDFSLADLDPLSQK, from the exons ATGGTGGACACCAGCACAGCGTCCATTAAGGTGGCGAGGGATTACTTTAAGAGTAGTCAAAGTACTGTTCTTATACCTAATAGGGACTTTGGAAAGAGGAAGTTCATACATGTGGGCATCAATAAACAGCCAAGCAGTAGCCGACTAATTGGGTCGTCCTCGGAGCCTCCGGACATCCCATCCTCACCCCTCAGTCTTCTGACCACCCCCACGAACCCGTCCAGTCTTGGAGGAAACATGAGGGCAG CTAACAAGCAATGGGTTCATCCCCCGGAAACTCTACTGCGGGGACACATTGTGTACAATGTCAAG TTTTTAGGCGAAAGTGAAGTGGAGAATCCCAAAGGAACAGAAGTTGTGAAAGATGCCATCAGGAAACGGAAG TTCAATAAACACATCAAAAAGGCGGAAGGCCAAAAGCCACCGAAAGTGGAGCTGACGATATCTGCAGATGGAGTCACAGTACAGGATCCAAAAACTAAG ATGATTATGCATCAGTACGCGTTACACAGAATATCGTACTGTGCTGACGATAAATCTGACAAGAGGATGTTTACGTTTATAGCCAAGGCCGGCGACTCTAACCAACACTACTGCTACGTCTTTGATAGTGAAAAATGT GCTGAGGAGATCACGCTGACCATAGGACAAGCATTTGACCTTGCCTACAGGAGATTCATGGAAACATCAAGTCGAGATTTTGATTTAAAGAAACAATATTTGATGTTACAGAAAAAG GTTCAAGGTCTGGAGAAGGAAAACCTGACTCTGAGGCTGAGAGTTCAGGAACTGGAGAGGCAACAGACGACATCAGACAACCTCAGAAATCAACAG GACTCACCTTCTAATGGACACACCTCTCCGACG ATTTCAGATGAGAATGACAAAGATGTTCTAAATACGTCACAAGGCCATTCGACAATACTTACACTAGCAAGCTCGCCTCCAACAGACGACAGTACCACTGACGATCAGAATAAGTCGGAG GCCGCGAAACAGACATCAGTCGGACGACGACTAGAAAACCTGCTGATTGAAGAAAGTCATATTTACAGCGAACCAAAAACCAATGGAACTAACGGCACAACCGCTCCCTCTGGTGGTCAAGGTTCAGGAATAT TGTCACCACCCCCACCTAGTTCAAGGTCAAGGACACACAGTCAGCCACAGCCTCTGCCACTGACTTCACCCTCTCAACCGACCAATAGCCAAGCAG CTGGAAAGGATGCCTTCGGTGCGACACCTTTTGGCACCGCTACAGCCGGAGGTCAGACAAAGGAAGATCCTTTTGGTATGCCAAGCTTCAACCCCAATAGTTCCATGGAAATTGACCAGGCCATACAGAGCATGGATAAGTTTCTACTAGATGTTCAG gaGGGTTTCAGTCAAGGATTATCTATGGGATCAGAAGATTTTTCTTTAGCAGATCTTGACCCCCTTAGTCAGAAGTGA